In one Magallana gigas chromosome 9, xbMagGiga1.1, whole genome shotgun sequence genomic region, the following are encoded:
- the LOC117688769 gene encoding N-lysine methyltransferase KMT5A-like isoform X3, giving the protein MLYTNYYSPPKRKRSYVRTKQRISPKREAEFMCRSGLDCDALKVELINRRIGYGVFATQNFPKGSFLVEYVGERIVPKEAEEREKKRKIKHTSYMFYFKWNGLKCIDATNTERKGKYIKDEEVGSPLNNCVIRLLVTENYPRLCLFANRDIKAGEELRYDYGEANLPWRQKLLILKQRVKKKLMMIPTLHPLWKFHVKVKS; this is encoded by the exons ATGCTTTATACGAATTACTACAGCCCCCCAAAAAGGAAAAGAAGCTACGTAAGAACT AAACAACGAATAAGCCCTAAAAGAGAGGCAGAATTTATGTGTCGTTCTGGACTGGACTGTGATGCATTAAAAGTTGAATTGATCAACAGAAGAATTG gaTATGGGGTTTTTGCAACTCAAAATTTTCCAAAAGGAAGCTTTTTGGTAGAATATGTTGGAGAGAGAATTGTGCCCAAGGAAGCAGAAGAAAGAGAAAAGAAGcgcaaaataaaacatactagTTATATGTTTTACTTTAAGTGGAATGGTCTGAAGTG CATTGATGCAACTAACACTGAAAGAAAGGGGAAGTATATAAAGGACGAGGAAGTCGGAAGTCCGTTGAATAACTGTGTTATACGCCTTTTGGTTACCGAGAATTATCCAAGGCTCTGCCTCTTTGCAAATAGAGATATTAAAGCTGGAGAagagttaagatatgattaTGGGGAAGCCAACCTACCTTGGCGACAA AAACTATTGATACTGAAACAGAGAGTGAAAAAGAAGTTGATGATGATTCCAACACTGCATCCCCTATGGAAG TTCCATGTAAAAGTAAAAAGCTAA
- the LOC117688769 gene encoding N-lysine methyltransferase KMT5A-like isoform X1, which yields MLYTNYYSPPKRKRSYVRTKQRISPKREAEFMCRSGLDCDALKVELINRRIGYGVFATQNFPKGSFLVEYVGERIVPKEAEEREKKRKIKHTSYMFYFKWNGLKCIDATNTERKGKYIKDEEVGSPLNNCVIRLLVTENYPRLCLFANRDIKAGEELRYDYGEANLPWRQIHLMIIHLMITHLMSTRTVRRTMKKLLILKQRVKKKLMMIPTLHPLWKFHVKVKS from the exons ATGCTTTATACGAATTACTACAGCCCCCCAAAAAGGAAAAGAAGCTACGTAAGAACT AAACAACGAATAAGCCCTAAAAGAGAGGCAGAATTTATGTGTCGTTCTGGACTGGACTGTGATGCATTAAAAGTTGAATTGATCAACAGAAGAATTG gaTATGGGGTTTTTGCAACTCAAAATTTTCCAAAAGGAAGCTTTTTGGTAGAATATGTTGGAGAGAGAATTGTGCCCAAGGAAGCAGAAGAAAGAGAAAAGAAGcgcaaaataaaacatactagTTATATGTTTTACTTTAAGTGGAATGGTCTGAAGTG CATTGATGCAACTAACACTGAAAGAAAGGGGAAGTATATAAAGGACGAGGAAGTCGGAAGTCCGTTGAATAACTGTGTTATACGCCTTTTGGTTACCGAGAATTATCCAAGGCTCTGCCTCTTTGCAAATAGAGATATTAAAGCTGGAGAagagttaagatatgattaTGGGGAAGCCAACCTACCTTGGCGACAA ATTCACCTGATGATAATCCATTTGATGATAACCCATTTGATGTCAACCAGGACAGTGAGGAGAACAATGAAG AAACTATTGATACTGAAACAGAGAGTGAAAAAGAAGTTGATGATGATTCCAACACTGCATCCCCTATGGAAG TTCCATGTAAAAGTAAAAAGCTAA
- the LOC117688769 gene encoding N-lysine methyltransferase KMT5A-like isoform X2 yields MAAYSRGKIAKQRISPKREAEFMCRSGLDCDALKVELINRRIGYGVFATQNFPKGSFLVEYVGERIVPKEAEEREKKRKIKHTSYMFYFKWNGLKCIDATNTERKGKYIKDEEVGSPLNNCVIRLLVTENYPRLCLFANRDIKAGEELRYDYGEANLPWRQIHLMIIHLMITHLMSTRTVRRTMKKLLILKQRVKKKLMMIPTLHPLWKFHVKVKS; encoded by the exons ATGGCAGCTTATTCAAGGGGGAAAATTGCA AAACAACGAATAAGCCCTAAAAGAGAGGCAGAATTTATGTGTCGTTCTGGACTGGACTGTGATGCATTAAAAGTTGAATTGATCAACAGAAGAATTG gaTATGGGGTTTTTGCAACTCAAAATTTTCCAAAAGGAAGCTTTTTGGTAGAATATGTTGGAGAGAGAATTGTGCCCAAGGAAGCAGAAGAAAGAGAAAAGAAGcgcaaaataaaacatactagTTATATGTTTTACTTTAAGTGGAATGGTCTGAAGTG CATTGATGCAACTAACACTGAAAGAAAGGGGAAGTATATAAAGGACGAGGAAGTCGGAAGTCCGTTGAATAACTGTGTTATACGCCTTTTGGTTACCGAGAATTATCCAAGGCTCTGCCTCTTTGCAAATAGAGATATTAAAGCTGGAGAagagttaagatatgattaTGGGGAAGCCAACCTACCTTGGCGACAA ATTCACCTGATGATAATCCATTTGATGATAACCCATTTGATGTCAACCAGGACAGTGAGGAGAACAATGAAG AAACTATTGATACTGAAACAGAGAGTGAAAAAGAAGTTGATGATGATTCCAACACTGCATCCCCTATGGAAG TTCCATGTAAAAGTAAAAAGCTAA